The genome window ACGGACTCCGAAGGACCTTCGGAGTCTAAAAGGATAGAATGCAGACAAACAAAGCCCAACTGATATTGGAAGCGGGACTTTCCAGAAAAGCGGATTTCGTGGAAATATTCGAGGAAGAGACAAGATCTTCTTCCGTAAGTTTAAGAGATCAAAAAATAGAACAGAGTTTTGCCGGAATCGATTACGGAATCGGAATCCGGCTGATCTACGGAACCGACGTTCTCTACGCACATACCAATAACGAGGAAGAGGAACATTTGATTTCTCTGATAGACCTTCTCGCCGATTCGAGAGGGGCGGCGAAAAGCGCAGGGCGGGCGCTTGTGTTGCGTGGGGATCTAAAACCTCTTTCGTTTCCGGCAGCGATCAAAGATCCGCGTAAAATCGCACCCGATGAAAAATTAGAAATTCTTTATAAAGCCGATCGAACCGCAAGAGGACTTTCCTCGAGTATCGTTCAAGTCAGCGCGTCCGCGAGCGATTCCGTTTCCAGAATCGGAATCTACAACTCGGAAGGTTTGGCGCTGGAAGACCTTCGCGTTCGAAGCAGATTCAGCATCAACGTAGCCGCGGAAAAAGAAGGAGAACGTTTTGTGGCTTCGGAGAATCCGGGAGCGAGAAAGGGATTCGAATTTTTCAACAACTTACCCGTGGAACAACTTTCGACCACGGCGGCAGAGCGCGCCTTACTCATGTTATCCGCCGGTTATATACAAGGAAAAAAAATGCCGGTCGTTATGGGCAACGGTTTCGGAGGAGTGATCTTTCACGAAGCCTGCGGACATCCGTTGGAAACCGAAGCGATCCGCAAGAAGTCTTCTCCGTTCGTGGATAAACTCGGCGAGAGAATCGGACAATCCTGTCTGACAGCGATCGACGACGGAACGATTCCGGATTCTTGGGGAAGCATTACCGTGGACGACGAAGGTTCCGCGCCTCAGAAAACCGTCCTCATCGAAAACGGAATTTTAAAAAATTATTTATCCGATCGAGTCGGCGCACAGGAAGTCGGCGTTCCCAGAACCGGAAGCGCAAGAAGAGAAAGTTATATGTACGCGCCCGTTTCTCGGATGAGAAATACGTACATCGCCGCCGGAACGGATTCTTTCGATTCGATGTTGGCCGGAGTCGAATACGGTCTTTTCGCCAAAAAGATGGGAGGCGGTTCCGTAAATCCTTCCACGGGAGAATTCAACTTCTCCGTGGAAGAAGGATATGTGATCCGAAACGGAAAAATCGCCGAGCCGGTTCGCGGTGCGACTCTCATCGGAAAGGGAGATGAAATTCTTCCTAAGATCAGCATGGTGGGAAACGATCTGGAGCTCGCTGCGGGGATGTGCGGAGCCGCTTCCGGTTCCGTTCCCGTAACGGTCGGACAACCTTCCCTGAAAGTGGACGAGATTCTCGTGGGAGGCCGTTCATGAATCTGGACCAATCCGTCGAATTCGTGTTAGACGTTTGTAAAAAGAAGGGACTCGATCAATACGATCTCGTCGGTTCCGAATCCAAAGACGTGGGAATCGAGCTCTTCCGAAAACGAGTCAGCAACACCGAACTTTCCAATTCCAGAGGAATGGGAATCCGTTTGATTCAAAACGGAAAACCCGGTTATTCCTACAGCGAAAAATTATCGGAAGAAGCGCTGACACAGATGGTGGAAGACGCGGTTTCGCAGGCAAAGATCTCCGATCCCTTGGACATCGATCTTCCCGGACAATCGACGTTACCCGACATCAAGATCCGTTCTTACGAAGAATCCTTGGAATCTCTCGGGTTTGAATGGTTGAAATC of Leptospira sanjuanensis contains these proteins:
- a CDS encoding TldD/PmbA family protein, with the translated sequence MQTNKAQLILEAGLSRKADFVEIFEEETRSSSVSLRDQKIEQSFAGIDYGIGIRLIYGTDVLYAHTNNEEEEHLISLIDLLADSRGAAKSAGRALVLRGDLKPLSFPAAIKDPRKIAPDEKLEILYKADRTARGLSSSIVQVSASASDSVSRIGIYNSEGLALEDLRVRSRFSINVAAEKEGERFVASENPGARKGFEFFNNLPVEQLSTTAAERALLMLSAGYIQGKKMPVVMGNGFGGVIFHEACGHPLETEAIRKKSSPFVDKLGERIGQSCLTAIDDGTIPDSWGSITVDDEGSAPQKTVLIENGILKNYLSDRVGAQEVGVPRTGSARRESYMYAPVSRMRNTYIAAGTDSFDSMLAGVEYGLFAKKMGGGSVNPSTGEFNFSVEEGYVIRNGKIAEPVRGATLIGKGDEILPKISMVGNDLELAAGMCGAASGSVPVTVGQPSLKVDEILVGGRS